One Arcobacter arenosus DNA window includes the following coding sequences:
- the acnD gene encoding Fe/S-dependent 2-methylisocitrate dehydratase AcnD, with protein MTNEKYLKDLPGVDGVKFYDVKSAVEDITPGSFEKLNYTSRVLAENLIRKCPSEDLEDSLVQLIEKRTDKDFPWFPSRVICHDILGLTAFVDLAGLREAVASKGGNPDKVNPVVPTQLIVDHSLAVECGGFDPDAFQKNRDIEDRRNADRFHFINWTKEAFDNVDVIPPGNGIMHQINLEKMSPVVHLNDGVASPDTLVGTDSHTPHVDALGVIAVGVGGLEAENVMLGNPSYMRVPEIIGVEIVGDRAPGITATDIALSMTSFLRENNVISAYLEFFGPGIKYLNLGDRATIANMTPEYGASAGMFAIDEQTISYLKVTGREQKQCELVEAYAKANGLWADQFENATYARTIQFDLSKVTRSLAGPSKPHKLVPTSTLKEEGIVKEWTQEGDLIPDGGILIAAITSCTNTSNPRNVIAAGLLAKKANELGLTRKPWVKSSLAPGSKVIEVYLKEAGLLPELEKLGFGVVGFACTTCNGMSGALDPKIQQEVIDRDIYSTAVLSGNRNFDGRIHPYVKEAFLASPALVVAYALAGTVRFDIENDSLGKDANGNEIKLADLWPSDAQIDAIEKEYVRPEMYNAIYEPMFARNPLGDIKVDPFYKWNTNSTYINKPPYWEDEYMQMPALKGMRPLGVFPDNITTDHLSPSNAILPTSASGEYCLSKGLPVEDLNSYATHRGDHNTASRATLANPKLFNEMVKNEDGTVKQGSLTKIMPEGKESRMWEAIEEYTNRKQPLIIIAGTNYGQGSSRDWAAKGVRLAGVEVLIAESIERIHRTNLVGMGVLPLQFKEGDTRFTYEIDGSETFDIEGEITPRCDLTVVMTRANGEVVKFDVLCRLDTSAEVEVYKNGGILQKFAKDVVAEG; from the coding sequence ATGACAAACGAAAAATATCTTAAAGACCTTCCAGGTGTTGATGGTGTTAAATTCTACGATGTTAAATCTGCTGTAGAAGACATTACTCCTGGTTCATTTGAAAAATTAAACTACACTTCAAGAGTTTTAGCAGAAAACTTAATTAGAAAGTGTCCAAGTGAAGATTTAGAAGATTCATTAGTACAATTAATTGAAAAAAGAACAGACAAAGATTTCCCTTGGTTTCCATCAAGAGTTATTTGTCACGATATCTTAGGATTAACTGCATTTGTTGACTTAGCAGGTCTTAGAGAAGCAGTAGCTTCAAAAGGTGGTAATCCAGATAAAGTTAATCCAGTTGTTCCAACTCAATTAATCGTTGACCACTCATTAGCAGTAGAGTGTGGTGGATTTGATCCAGATGCATTTCAAAAAAATAGAGATATCGAAGATAGAAGAAATGCAGATAGATTCCACTTTATTAACTGGACTAAAGAAGCATTTGACAATGTTGATGTTATTCCTCCAGGTAATGGTATTATGCACCAAATCAACTTAGAGAAAATGTCACCAGTTGTACATTTAAATGATGGAGTAGCATCTCCTGATACATTAGTTGGAACTGATTCACATACTCCTCATGTTGATGCACTTGGTGTTATCGCTGTTGGTGTTGGTGGATTAGAAGCTGAAAACGTAATGCTTGGAAACCCATCTTATATGAGAGTTCCAGAAATTATTGGTGTTGAAATTGTAGGGGACAGAGCTCCTGGAATTACTGCAACTGATATTGCATTATCTATGACTTCATTCTTAAGAGAAAACAATGTTATCTCTGCATATTTAGAATTCTTTGGACCTGGTATTAAATACCTTAACTTAGGGGATAGAGCAACTATTGCAAATATGACTCCTGAATATGGAGCATCTGCTGGTATGTTCGCTATTGATGAACAAACTATTTCTTACTTAAAAGTAACAGGTAGAGAGCAAAAACAATGTGAGTTAGTTGAAGCTTATGCAAAAGCTAATGGTTTATGGGCAGATCAATTTGAAAATGCTACATATGCTAGAACAATCCAATTTGACTTATCTAAAGTAACTAGATCTTTAGCAGGTCCTTCTAAACCACATAAATTAGTTCCAACTTCTACTTTAAAAGAAGAAGGTATTGTAAAAGAGTGGACTCAAGAGGGTGATTTAATTCCTGATGGTGGTATTTTAATTGCTGCTATTACTTCATGTACAAATACTTCAAACCCAAGAAACGTTATTGCTGCAGGGCTTTTAGCTAAAAAAGCAAATGAGCTTGGATTAACTAGAAAACCATGGGTTAAGTCTTCATTGGCACCAGGTTCAAAAGTAATTGAAGTTTATTTAAAAGAAGCTGGTTTATTACCTGAATTAGAAAAATTAGGATTTGGTGTAGTTGGTTTTGCATGTACTACTTGTAATGGTATGTCAGGTGCTTTAGATCCAAAAATCCAACAAGAAGTTATTGATAGAGATATCTATTCAACTGCAGTTCTTTCTGGAAACAGAAACTTTGATGGTAGAATCCATCCATATGTAAAAGAAGCATTCTTAGCATCACCTGCATTAGTTGTTGCATATGCATTAGCTGGTACTGTTAGATTTGATATTGAAAATGATTCTTTAGGTAAAGATGCAAATGGAAATGAGATTAAATTAGCTGATTTATGGCCATCAGATGCCCAAATTGATGCAATTGAAAAAGAGTATGTTAGACCTGAAATGTATAATGCTATTTATGAGCCAATGTTTGCTAGAAATCCATTAGGTGATATTAAAGTAGATCCATTCTATAAATGGAATACAAATTCAACATATATTAACAAACCTCCTTATTGGGAAGATGAATATATGCAAATGCCAGCACTTAAAGGTATGAGACCATTAGGTGTATTCCCTGATAACATTACAACAGACCACTTATCTCCATCAAATGCGATTTTACCAACATCTGCATCTGGTGAGTATTGTTTATCAAAAGGTCTTCCAGTTGAAGACTTAAACTCATATGCAACACATAGAGGGGATCACAATACAGCAAGTAGAGCTACTTTAGCAAATCCAAAATTATTTAACGAAATGGTTAAAAATGAAGATGGAACTGTTAAACAAGGTTCATTAACTAAGATTATGCCAGAAGGTAAAGAATCTAGAATGTGGGAAGCTATTGAAGAGTATACAAATAGAAAACAACCACTTATTATTATTGCTGGAACTAACTATGGTCAAGGTTCATCAAGAGACTGGGCAGCTAAAGGTGTAAGATTAGCTGGTGTTGAAGTTTTAATTGCTGAATCAATTGAAAGAATCCATAGAACTAACCTAGTTGGAATGGGTGTATTACCATTACAATTCAAAGAGGGTGATACTAGATTTACTTATGAAATTGATGGAAGTGAAACTTTTGATATCGAAGGTGAAATCACTCCAAGATGTGACTTAACAGTTGTTATGACTAGAGCAAACGGTGAAGTTGTTAAATTCGATGTTTTATGTAGATTAGATACTTCAGCTGAAGTTGAAGTTTACAAAAATGGTGGTATTTTACAAAAATTCGCTAAAGATGTTGTTGCTGAAGGGTAA
- the prpF gene encoding 2-methylaconitate cis-trans isomerase PrpF, which produces MAYKPQFKVKATYMRGGTSKGTFFNIADLPEEAKNDPRKRDKLLQRIVGSPDLYKKQIDGMGGATSSTSKAILVGKSDVPNHDVDYYFCQVAIDKDFVDMSGNCGNLSSAVGPFAIHEGLVDNVPENGVCCVRIWQANIKKTILCYVTMENGMVKEMGDYEIDGVAFPAEEIVLEFVEPVDPSEELFPTGNLVDDLEVEGIGTFKATMITAGIPTVFLNANEIGYKGTELQGDINSDEEALERFEKIRIAGALKMGVMKSPEDAVTQQHTPKIAFVSPAQDFTTSSGKEVKAEEMDLHVRALSMQQLHHAMMGTASVAIGVAACIPGTLVNIAAGGGEKSAVTFGHPSGAIKVGATLSKDGDKYIVEKASMSRSARIIMDGNVHVPAGTMD; this is translated from the coding sequence ATGGCTTACAAACCACAATTTAAAGTTAAAGCTACATATATGAGAGGTGGTACATCAAAGGGTACATTTTTCAATATTGCAGATTTACCAGAAGAAGCAAAAAATGATCCAAGAAAAAGAGATAAATTATTGCAAAGAATAGTTGGTTCTCCAGATTTATATAAAAAACAAATTGATGGTATGGGTGGAGCAACTTCATCTACTTCAAAAGCTATTTTAGTTGGGAAATCTGATGTTCCAAATCATGATGTTGATTACTATTTCTGTCAAGTAGCTATTGATAAAGACTTTGTTGATATGAGTGGGAACTGTGGAAACTTATCTTCTGCAGTTGGTCCTTTCGCTATACATGAAGGATTAGTAGATAATGTGCCTGAAAATGGTGTATGTTGTGTAAGAATTTGGCAAGCAAATATCAAAAAAACTATTCTATGTTATGTAACTATGGAAAATGGAATGGTTAAAGAGATGGGTGATTATGAAATTGATGGTGTTGCATTCCCTGCTGAAGAAATCGTATTAGAGTTTGTTGAACCAGTAGATCCAAGTGAAGAGTTATTTCCAACTGGAAACCTAGTAGATGATTTAGAAGTAGAAGGTATTGGAACTTTTAAAGCTACTATGATAACTGCTGGTATTCCAACTGTATTTTTAAATGCAAATGAGATTGGATATAAAGGAACTGAACTTCAAGGTGATATTAACTCTGATGAAGAAGCACTTGAGAGATTTGAGAAAATCAGAATTGCAGGTGCTCTTAAAATGGGTGTGATGAAATCACCAGAAGATGCAGTAACTCAACAACATACGCCTAAAATTGCATTTGTATCTCCAGCACAAGATTTTACCACATCTTCAGGAAAAGAAGTAAAAGCAGAAGAGATGGATTTACATGTAAGAGCATTATCTATGCAACAATTACACCATGCAATGATGGGAACAGCTTCAGTTGCTATTGGAGTTGCTGCTTGTATTCCAGGAACATTAGTTAATATTGCTGCAGGTGGTGGTGAAAAAAGTGCTGTTACTTTTGGTCATCCAAGTGGTGCAATTAAAGTTGGTGCAACTTTATCTAAAGATGGTGATAAATACATTGTTGAAAAAGCTAGTATGAGTAGAAGTGCTAGAATTATAATGGATGGAAATGTTCATGTTCCAGCTGGTACTATGGACTAA
- a CDS encoding thioredoxin fold domain-containing protein: MGKIVFLIFMLSSFLISSEIKELKTFDDIKEDKKNFLMFSTDYCPWCAKQKRVLEEIDIIRDDLYMFYVNDSSDIFKKLLKKYSFSIKYFPTSYVIEKSDGELIILYEFQGYQKKENILKVLNDEDSF; encoded by the coding sequence ATGGGAAAGATTGTTTTTTTAATTTTTATGTTATCAAGTTTTTTAATCTCTTCAGAAATTAAAGAGTTAAAAACTTTTGATGATATTAAAGAAGATAAAAAAAACTTTCTTATGTTTAGTACAGATTATTGCCCTTGGTGCGCAAAACAAAAAAGAGTACTTGAAGAGATTGACATAATTAGAGATGATTTATATATGTTTTATGTTAATGATTCAAGTGATATTTTTAAAAAACTTTTAAAAAAATATTCTTTTTCTATAAAATATTTTCCCACTTCTTATGTTATTGAAAAAAGTGATGGTGAGTTAATCATTTTATATGAGTTTCAAGGGTATCAAAAAAAAGAGAATATTCTTAAGGTTTTAAATGATGAGGATAGTTTTTAA
- a CDS encoding hydrolase codes for MRIKAEDCVFVQVDVQERLFPHIQNNEELEKNLVTLVKGLQLHEIPMIVNEQYKKGIGETIVSLKELTDIYPHFEKTTFSCCGNEDGLCAIKDTGKKIVILAGIETHVCVLQTALDLLEEGLQVVLVTDCVNSRKEKDKEMAIQRMIQAGVIPTTYESLLFELTVNAKNPVFKEISKLVK; via the coding sequence ATGAGAATTAAAGCAGAAGATTGTGTATTTGTTCAAGTTGATGTACAAGAAAGATTATTCCCTCATATTCAAAACAATGAAGAGTTAGAAAAAAACTTAGTAACATTAGTAAAAGGTTTACAATTACATGAAATTCCTATGATTGTAAATGAACAATATAAAAAAGGTATTGGTGAAACAATAGTTAGTTTAAAAGAGTTAACTGATATCTATCCCCATTTTGAAAAGACAACTTTTTCATGTTGTGGAAATGAAGATGGACTTTGTGCAATAAAAGACACAGGTAAAAAGATTGTTATTTTAGCTGGTATTGAGACTCATGTATGTGTTTTACAAACAGCACTTGATTTATTAGAAGAGGGCTTACAAGTAGTTTTAGTAACTGATTGTGTTAACTCTAGAAAAGAAAAAGATAAAGAGATGGCAATACAAAGAATGATTCAAGCAGGAGTGATTCCAACAACTTATGAATCATTATTATTTGAGTTAACTGTAAATGCGAAAAATCCAGTATTTAAAGAGATTTCAAAACTGGTAAAATAA
- the hemC gene encoding hydroxymethylbilane synthase: protein MEKLIIATRKSKLALWQSEYIKAELNKHYPDMEVELKTFSTRADKILDVPLAKIGGKGLFTKELEIALASKEAHIAVHSLKDVPVNFEEGFALAAVTKRFDPRDAFLSEKYEGIHDLPKGAVIGTTSLRRRLELKLLRPDIVLKDLRGNINTRIAKLKDGEYDAIILAATGLQKLQIEDEVKYFKPISTDDMIPSMGQATLGIETLDNKEIIDLVSVLHDKNAHIESTIERDFVRTLEGGCQVPIGVKATILDENSIDVKAIVGMPDGSEYIQEDIVANIEDFENVGKNLAQIFIDQGAKELLARAEKVAFED from the coding sequence ATGGAAAAATTAATAATTGCAACAAGAAAAAGTAAATTAGCCCTATGGCAAAGTGAGTATATAAAAGCTGAATTAAATAAACATTACCCAGATATGGAAGTTGAGTTAAAAACATTTTCTACAAGGGCTGATAAGATTTTAGATGTTCCTTTAGCTAAAATAGGTGGTAAGGGATTATTTACTAAAGAGCTTGAGATTGCACTTGCTTCAAAAGAAGCTCATATTGCAGTACATAGTTTAAAAGATGTTCCTGTTAATTTTGAAGAGGGTTTTGCACTAGCAGCAGTTACAAAAAGATTTGACCCAAGGGATGCTTTTTTAAGTGAAAAATATGAAGGTATTCATGATTTACCGAAGGGTGCAGTAATTGGTACAACAAGTTTAAGAAGAAGATTAGAATTAAAGTTATTAAGACCTGATATTGTTTTAAAAGATTTAAGGGGAAATATTAATACTAGAATTGCTAAGTTAAAAGATGGTGAGTATGATGCAATTATTCTTGCCGCAACTGGATTACAAAAACTTCAAATAGAAGATGAAGTGAAATATTTCAAACCTATTTCAACTGATGATATGATTCCATCTATGGGACAAGCTACACTAGGTATTGAAACTTTAGATAACAAAGAGATTATCGATTTAGTTTCTGTTTTACATGATAAAAATGCACATATTGAATCAACTATTGAAAGAGATTTTGTAAGAACCTTAGAGGGTGGTTGTCAAGTTCCAATTGGTGTAAAAGCAACTATTTTAGATGAAAACTCTATTGATGTAAAAGCAATAGTTGGTATGCCTGATGGAAGTGAATATATTCAAGAAGATATCGTTGCAAACATTGAAGATTTCGAAAATGTAGGTAAAAATTTAGCTCAAATATTTATTGACCAAGGTGCAAAAGAGTTATTAGCTCGTGCTGAAAAAGTAGCATTTGAAGATTAG
- a CDS encoding DsbA family protein — translation MKLISIIGATALMFGTILASDTVDDRVLKFEKERFSKNKRVEINSVKINTKKEMPQKGWYGYIIDLDAKMAGKEIKAKDVIFSNGELIAPELFDIKTGMALKDLMNPTLTKDYYDEKKLIAGNPNAKDKLVVFSDPLCPFCMDYLPDVINYVKENNDSIALYYYHFPLLRIHPASAPLSALMIVAKKDGMADIELKVYKADWDKYFKSNETDAQKVIDGFNKEFNTAYTINDIKNEKIGDELSADISKGDNVMVQGTPTIFVNGEQDKSKLKYEMLGN, via the coding sequence ATGAAATTAATATCAATTATTGGTGCAACTGCACTAATGTTTGGAACTATACTAGCTAGTGATACTGTTGATGATAGAGTACTTAAATTTGAAAAAGAAAGATTTTCAAAAAATAAAAGAGTAGAAATTAATAGTGTAAAAATAAATACAAAAAAAGAGATGCCACAAAAAGGTTGGTATGGATATATTATAGATTTAGATGCAAAAATGGCAGGAAAAGAGATAAAAGCTAAGGATGTGATTTTTTCAAATGGTGAATTGATCGCCCCAGAACTTTTTGATATAAAAACTGGTATGGCATTAAAAGATTTGATGAATCCAACATTAACTAAAGATTATTATGATGAAAAAAAATTAATTGCAGGAAATCCTAATGCAAAGGATAAATTAGTTGTATTTTCAGACCCTTTATGCCCTTTTTGTATGGACTATTTACCTGATGTAATAAATTATGTGAAAGAAAACAACGATAGTATAGCTTTATATTATTATCATTTTCCATTATTAAGAATTCATCCAGCGTCTGCTCCTTTATCTGCTCTTATGATAGTAGCTAAAAAAGATGGGATGGCAGATATTGAATTAAAAGTATATAAAGCAGATTGGGATAAATATTTTAAATCAAATGAAACAGATGCTCAAAAAGTTATTGATGGATTTAATAAAGAGTTTAATACAGCTTACACAATAAATGATATAAAAAATGAAAAAATTGGAGATGAATTATCAGCTGATATCTCTAAAGGGGATAATGTGATGGTTCAAGGAACACCAACTATTTTTGTAAATGGTGAGCAAGATAAATCAAAATTAAAATATGAAATGTTAGGAAATTAA
- a CDS encoding DNA polymerase III subunit gamma/tau codes for MDEKIVENRVLALKYRPKRFEDLVGQTTISQTLSLALDSSRLSHAYLFSGLRGSGKTSTARIMAKALLCSNGPTSRPCEVCENCQSANTNKHLDIIEMDAASNRGIDDIKDLIEHTKYKPSSARFKVFIIDEVHMLTTQAFNALLKTLEEPPGFVKFILATTDPLKLPATILSRTQHFRFNKIANSDVMHHLSHILNEENIDFETDALEILTRTGQGSLRDTLTLLDQAIIFSKGKITTTAVVDMLGLIEPKLMDELFDTILKKQDFTKLVQELENYEISQVCDEMTIYLKQKMLEKDAKFNILLFDRFFRILSDAKHLLAINSDGGFVLILTLSKMVEATNLKTIDEIINQVQEIEVKPIMKEVISTQKVVEHAHNDINHAYDDVVVKVDETFMENKKALNESKPIEIEKNEIEVVDEIDEIEELIEIETETTISTDSINAIPTVEPIEVVEQNTNPFPNPFDEEFNAPLEKEHNQMIEEPVSNMASAVEEKQEEQVEISSETIDEIPNETVQEIVQEPIVEEPVYEPIPQSVPEIIDENTKAYKQLIAKVYERDDELGEAFEKNFVYKNFSDNKLEISSYAQGDERKFLLKHYGILKLFIYDIFGENIEIEFIKEESKPETVAKKDNFQSNEKPDTLEETNNDSGSMIEDIEIGSGCVADMQKTANPTASQKELQLNDILNSSQLNTTKELFHIKKITVKTKT; via the coding sequence ATGGATGAAAAAATTGTAGAGAATAGGGTGTTAGCATTAAAATATAGACCAAAAAGATTTGAGGATTTAGTTGGACAAACAACAATTTCTCAAACTTTATCTTTAGCTTTAGATTCAAGTAGATTATCCCATGCATATCTTTTTAGTGGATTAAGGGGAAGTGGTAAAACTTCAACTGCTAGAATTATGGCAAAGGCACTTTTATGTTCAAATGGACCTACCTCAAGACCTTGTGAAGTGTGTGAAAATTGTCAAAGTGCAAACACAAATAAACATCTTGATATTATAGAGATGGATGCCGCTTCAAATAGAGGTATTGATGATATTAAAGATTTAATTGAACACACAAAATATAAACCAAGTAGTGCCCGATTTAAAGTGTTTATAATCGATGAGGTTCATATGCTTACAACTCAAGCATTTAATGCCTTACTTAAAACACTAGAAGAACCTCCAGGTTTTGTAAAGTTTATACTTGCAACAACAGATCCACTTAAACTACCAGCAACTATTTTAAGTAGAACTCAACATTTTAGATTTAATAAAATTGCAAATTCTGATGTGATGCATCATTTATCACATATTTTAAATGAAGAAAATATTGATTTTGAAACTGATGCTTTAGAGATATTAACAAGAACTGGACAAGGAAGTTTAAGGGATACTTTAACTTTGTTAGACCAAGCAATTATCTTTTCAAAGGGAAAAATTACTACAACAGCAGTTGTTGATATGTTGGGACTTATTGAACCAAAATTAATGGATGAACTTTTTGATACTATATTAAAAAAACAAGATTTTACAAAATTAGTACAAGAATTAGAAAACTATGAGATATCACAAGTTTGTGATGAAATGACAATTTATTTAAAACAAAAAATGCTTGAAAAAGATGCAAAATTTAATATTCTTTTATTTGATAGATTTTTTAGAATATTAAGTGATGCAAAACATTTGTTGGCAATAAATTCTGATGGAGGATTTGTATTAATTTTAACCTTATCAAAAATGGTTGAAGCAACAAATTTAAAAACTATTGATGAGATTATAAATCAAGTTCAAGAGATTGAAGTTAAGCCAATTATGAAAGAAGTTATTTCAACACAAAAAGTTGTAGAACATGCACATAATGATATTAACCATGCCTATGATGATGTAGTGGTGAAGGTTGATGAAACTTTTATGGAAAATAAAAAGGCCTTAAATGAAAGCAAACCAATAGAAATTGAAAAAAATGAAATTGAAGTAGTTGATGAAATTGATGAAATTGAAGAACTAATAGAGATTGAAACTGAGACAACTATTTCAACAGATAGTATAAATGCAATACCTACCGTTGAACCTATTGAAGTTGTTGAACAAAACACCAACCCTTTTCCAAACCCTTTTGATGAAGAGTTTAATGCACCTTTAGAAAAAGAACATAATCAGATGATTGAAGAGCCTGTTTCAAATATGGCTTCTGCAGTAGAGGAAAAACAAGAAGAACAAGTAGAAATAAGTTCTGAAACAATAGATGAAATACCTAATGAAACAGTTCAAGAGATTGTCCAAGAGCCAATTGTAGAAGAACCAGTTTATGAACCAATACCACAAAGTGTTCCTGAAATAATTGATGAAAATACAAAGGCATATAAACAACTAATTGCTAAGGTTTATGAAAGGGACGATGAGTTAGGTGAAGCATTTGAAAAGAACTTTGTTTATAAAAACTTTTCAGATAATAAACTTGAAATCAGTTCTTATGCGCAAGGTGATGAAAGAAAGTTTTTATTAAAACATTATGGGATATTAAAACTTTTTATATATGATATTTTTGGTGAAAATATTGAAATCGAATTTATAAAAGAAGAATCAAAACCGGAAACTGTTGCAAAAAAGGATAACTTCCAAAGTAATGAAAAGCCTGATACTTTGGAAGAAACAAATAATGATTCAGGCTCAATGATTGAAGATATAGAGATTGGTTCAGGTTGTGTTGCAGATATGCAAAAAACAGCTAATCCAACTGCTTCTCAAAAAGAATTACAGTTAAATGATATACTAAATTCTAGTCAATTAAATACAACAAAAGAATTGTTTCATATTAAAAAAATTACAGTTAAGACCAAAACTTAA
- the murI gene encoding glutamate racemase, with protein sequence MKVGIFDSGLGGLTVVKEISKLFKGGEIFYIADTEYAPYGEKSKDEILEHSLSITKYLIKNHNIEALIIACNTATSAAVKELRMEFKDLIVIGTEPGIKPAITMTKSNNVGVLATSATLKGQKYQTLLNDLAILKEIRLFEQACPGLVEKIENGMIEDNKTHEMLKSWLEPMKKSGVDTIVLGCTHYPLVSDIIKDYMGKDINLIETGFAIAKRLEDLSSKKGHINEGELDIKLYYTKDINLNMVNLILDKYTIGGKIKVRDING encoded by the coding sequence TTGAAAGTTGGGATTTTTGATTCAGGTCTTGGTGGTTTAACAGTTGTAAAAGAGATTTCAAAGCTTTTTAAAGGTGGAGAAATTTTTTATATAGCTGATACTGAATATGCTCCATATGGAGAAAAAAGTAAAGATGAGATTTTAGAACACTCTTTATCTATTACTAAATATTTGATAAAAAATCATAATATAGAAGCTTTAATTATTGCTTGTAATACAGCTACATCAGCTGCAGTAAAAGAACTTAGAATGGAGTTCAAAGATTTAATTGTTATTGGCACAGAACCTGGTATTAAACCTGCTATAACAATGACAAAAAGTAATAATGTAGGAGTTCTAGCAACAAGTGCTACTTTAAAGGGGCAAAAATACCAAACGTTACTTAATGATTTAGCTATTTTAAAAGAGATAAGATTATTTGAACAAGCATGTCCAGGTTTAGTTGAGAAGATTGAAAATGGAATGATTGAAGATAATAAAACCCACGAAATGTTAAAAAGCTGGTTAGAGCCTATGAAAAAAAGTGGGGTAGATACAATTGTTTTAGGTTGTACTCACTACCCATTAGTTTCAGATATTATAAAAGATTATATGGGCAAAGATATAAATTTAATTGAAACTGGTTTTGCAATAGCAAAAAGACTTGAAGATTTAAGCTCTAAAAAAGGGCATATAAATGAGGGAGAATTAGATATCAAACTTTATTATACAAAAGATATAAATTTAAATATGGTTAATTTAATTTTAGATAAATATACAATTGGTGGAAAGATAAAAGTAAGGGATATTAATGGATGA
- a CDS encoding uracil-DNA glycosylase family protein: MFFHFHPYKPFLNKDTKTIIMGTLPPPRFCKGEYKKEDVLFCYGSKDNLLWKVLNEIYNLNLLFDNSNEAVEQRKSFLLKNNIGVCDIVESCQRKKIDASDIGMENIELRDILYYLQKFDKITSIIFTGGFCKNSPEYFLRKIFKENNIDFKKIKEDIPKIHSFEFEKRIIKTISLTSPSNAANRSIGANNKFKEKKRVNENYSTFDFRVEQYKEVFKLVK, from the coding sequence ATGTTTTTTCATTTTCATCCATATAAACCTTTTTTGAATAAAGATACTAAAACTATAATAATGGGAACTCTACCACCACCTAGATTTTGTAAAGGGGAATACAAAAAAGAAGATGTGCTTTTTTGTTATGGTTCAAAAGACAATCTTCTTTGGAAAGTCCTTAATGAAATTTACAATTTAAATCTACTTTTCGATAATTCAAATGAAGCAGTAGAACAAAGAAAATCATTTTTGCTAAAAAACAATATTGGTGTCTGTGATATAGTAGAGTCATGCCAAAGAAAAAAGATTGATGCTAGTGATATAGGTATGGAAAATATTGAGCTAAGAGATATTTTATATTATCTTCAAAAGTTTGATAAAATCACAAGCATTATTTTTACAGGAGGCTTTTGTAAAAACTCTCCAGAATATTTTTTAAGAAAAATTTTTAAAGAAAACAATATTGATTTTAAAAAAATAAAAGAAGATATCCCAAAAATTCATAGCTTTGAATTTGAGAAAAGAATAATAAAAACTATTAGCTTAACATCACCATCTAATGCAGCCAATAGAAGTATTGGGGCAAATAATAAATTTAAAGAAAAAAAGAGAGTTAATGAGAATTATTCAACCTTTGATTTTAGAGTTGAACAATATAAAGAGGTTTTTAAATTAGTTAAATAA